One Aegilops tauschii subsp. strangulata cultivar AL8/78 chromosome 2, Aet v6.0, whole genome shotgun sequence genomic window, ACCTGAGTTCTATCAGAAAACTCTTGAACATATATTAGTAGGAGCTGGATGAAGAAATGGAAGAAACGTCTGGACTTGGCGTTCCAGTAGACCAATCTGCACAAACACTGAAACACTGAATACCTAAATGCTCTACAAGACCAAAATGAGCCACCAGTTGAGTTCTTCCTCTATAAAGTTGAGGGCCACCAGTTGATATTAGGGAGTAAAGTAAACACATTGCATCTGAAAAAGGACTTGTAAACTGATTTTCCTGAGAAAACGCCCTTCAGGCTCCCAAAACCACTTTCAAGAATCGCTCCTGTTGGGACTGAGTTGGATGTCAGATAATATTTCCCAGGGCCCAAGTATTTTGCATGATAACCCTAATTTAATTTGTTGCCTAATATCTTTTGACCCAACTGTTATGAACCAGAGCATCAGCAACTCTCCTCTTTGCTTGGCCTAATGGAACAGACAGAGGGGAAGATGTCAACAGCAATTTCTTCAACCATCTGTCGGTCCAATAGAAGGTTTTGCAGCATTGAGGATATGTCGTCCTCGACCATCAAGAGGAGTTGCAAGTAAGTTGCAGCTCGATCTTCAGACGTACGCAACCTCCAAGCCCATCAAATTTTCAGTGTTGAGTTCATGATTTCCAGAACGAGTATGCCGAGCCCACCAAGGATCTTCGGATGACAAACGTGTTTGCAACTGACCAGACAATGTCCTCCTTCGGCTGTTTCCGTCACTTTCCAGATGAGATCACACCGCTTTTTATCGATAGCCATGGACACCCATGGCGGTGGGTCGAGCGACGTAAGGTGGAAGAGAGAGGGATTGCGGAGAGCATGGATTGAACCAAGATGAGACGACTTTCTTGGAAAAGGAACATGATTCTCCATGCCAGAAGTCTATCTCTTCTCTGAGTTTATCAATCAAACCTGAATACTTGATATTGTTATTTACTCCAATATTGTGTTACTTAGAGGTAAGCCTGAATACTTGATAGGGAGACAAGAGACTTGGcaattatttttttattttttttgaattgtttGGATTGCTTACCACATGTGTCAACAGACTTGGCAATTAGGAATGTGAAATCTTTTAACAAGATATATCAATAACTGGGCTCTGGTTTTATTTTCTTGTGGCACCAACTCCTTTATTTCTCAACCAAGCATTCTCCTTAGAGACGATACATTTGATCTGATTAAACAGAGACAGATGAAAACATCCACTAACCTAACAGCACAAATGTCATTCATGGTGATCGCAGGGGAGTAGGACCGCCGACTCGAAGGGCGACGACGATCGGGCTCCTCACCACGTGTTTCTCGGACACCCAGCTCAGGcttccctccatggattcttgttCATCCATGTGGTGGCTGCTGACCGACACGCTAAATGTCTTCTTCTCCCGGGCCTTGGAGAACACCAGCGTCTCCGGAGAAACACGCACCATCATCGACTTGGGCGTGTCCACCTTCACCCTGTATGTCGATGTCGCTGGCCCAACGTTTGTCACTGTTCGGTTCACGATGAACGGCATTGATCTAAATGGCACAGTTATAGTTGGATAGTTGAGCTGGACGTCCTTGACCTTGGGCAGCTTCTCACAGGTCAAGCTCGAGTTGTGCACGATTGTCACCAAGCCTTTGTTGCCAAGGAGCCAGCAGATGTAGCCCGCGTAATCAGTTACGCCGAGATCGTACACCAGACCAGGATCGGCGGCTCTCGCCGGGTTCACATGGCCGGCGCCTCTATCGTACGCACCGGCTTTACCATGCCTCTCATTCAATATCGGGCCACCGATGTTGTTGAAGGTGTCCGACGTTGTCAGGATGGCCGACTTGATGGCAGCCGGTGACCAGTCGGGATGCAAGCTTTTGATGAGCGCCGCGACACCGCTGACATGTGGTGTTGCCATGGATGTACCTGATATGATATTGAAAGGCCTCGATGCAGATTTTGTTTCTTGCAGCCATGCGGCGAGGATGTTGAGCCCGGGAGCCAGAATGTCCGGCTTGAGCACGCCCGGGGAGATAGGGCTTGGACCCCGTGAAGAGAACGACGCCACGATCGGGTTTGGATGAACACCAATCATTGTGTTGTTGTATGTGAAAGTGGCCACGGCTTTGCTCGCTGCCGACTTCGCATAACCTGTGATAGCAATGCCATCAGCTGTGGCCACCTGCACCACTCTCGAGTAGTAATCCTGAAGAAGAATGGAGTAGCCATCGGCTTCATCATTGAACAGTACCACGCCGGCCGCTCCAGCATCCATTATGCTGCGAATGGTTGAATACTGAGGCATCGGTGTCATGGCTTGGCATACCACGATTTTCCCGGTGATGGGAACGTGATCCTCGTTCCCGCAGAAACGATTTTCCTCGGAGTAGAGGAGAGGATACGACTTTGAGGTTGGCATTTTCACCTGGGTAAGCGCTTCTCCATTTAAGCGCAACCCATTGCCGAGATGAACACCAGCGTCGAATCTCCGATCCACCGAGCCGGCAGCGACCGTGAGCAACCACGGTGCGTCGTTGATGACCGACCGTGGAGTGGGACCATGGTTGCCAGCCGCGCACACCACAATGATACCCTTGGATATCGCGCTGAACGCGCCGATGGCGATGGGATCCTTGTCGAAGCTCACACTGGTGGGACCGCCGAGGGACAGCGAGAGCACGTCCACCCCATCCTTGATGGCCGCGTCCAGGCCAGCCACTATGGCAGATTCTTCACAGCCAATCCCAGTGCACACTTTGTACATGGCGAtgtgggcacctggagcaatTCCGGAAGCAGTGCCCATGCCTACGCCATGGTATGACGCATTGGTAACAAAGTTCCCAGCGGCAGTGGATGAGGTGTGTGTTCCGTGCCCCGCAAAATCAAATGGGCGGTCATCACCGGCAATGAATGATTTGGCACCGATGAGCTTGTTGTTGCACCTGACCTCCCTGCACGAGCCTTTCCACTTTGTCGGGGGTGGTGGGATGCCATGATCGTCGAACGAAGGGTGTGCTGCATAGATTCCGGAGTCGAGGAGCCCGACGATCACTCCCTTCCCGTAGCGTGTGTCGCTCCAAAACCCGGTGCCACTCCTCAGCCCGAGGAACTCCGGCGTGTGCGTGGTCATGAGTTGCAGCATCCGGTCTGGGAACGCGCGCACGAACCCTGGCTTCTTGGCCATCTCGTCGAGCTCGGCATCAGTGAGCCTCGCCGTGAAGCCGCTGAACACTTCGGTGTAGGTGTGGAGGAGACGCGGCTCTCCAGATTCGCCGATGTGAGAGCTCGGTAAGAAAGTCTCATACCACCGACGATGCCCGACTTCGCCGGCACTTGAGGGAGGTGGATCGACGAGCACGATGTAAGTGCGGTAATCAGAGGTTCCTGTAGAACCCTGTTGTACCCTTGTGGCAGCTGGACTGATATAGCACAGTGAAGGTGTAGGAGAGAGGGTGGCAAGGAAGAGAAGTGGTAGTAGTATGATGAGATTGGTCAAGGACGGCATTGCTGAAGCTAGGTAAACCTACACGACTGAGGAAGGCGATGGCGATGGAGTCTCTGTCCGGCCATCACCCGGTGTTCTTCATTTATACAGCATGAGTGATCAATGTGCTGCAACCTTTATGGTGCAGAAGTTAATCACTTGGAGATCTAGCGTATGAAGTAGCATACGATACAAGAGATCTATTTTGTGCCAAATAAATGCAGTACGACCGGGGAGGCCAGATACGTGCTTGCTGATACGCAATGATCAATGCACTATGATTGTTTTTCTATACCCTGCATGAATCATAT contains:
- the LOC109769478 gene encoding subtilisin-like protease isoform X1; protein product: MPSLTNLIILLPLLFLATLSPTPSLCYISPAATRVQQGSTGTSDYRTYIVLVDPPPSSAGEVGHRRWYETFLPSSHIGESGEPRLLHTYTEVFSGFTARLTDAELDEMAKKPGFVRAFPDRMLQLMTTHTPEFLGLRSGTGFWSDTRYGKGVIVGLLDSGIYAAHPSFDDHGIPPPPTKWKGSCREVRCNNKLIGAKSFIAGDDRPFDFAGHGTHTSSTAAGNFVTNASYHGVGMGTASGIAPGAHIAMYKVCTGIGCEESAIVAGLDAAIKDGVDVLSLSLGGPTSVSFDKDPIAIGAFSAISKGIIVVCAAGNHGPTPRSVINDAPWLLTVAAGSVDRRFDAGVHLGNGLRLNGEALTQVKMPTSKSYPLLYSEENRFCGNEDHVPITGKIVVCQAMTPMPQYSTIRSIMDAGAAGVVLFNDEADGYSILLQDYYSRVVQVATADGIAITGYAKSAASKAVATFTYNNTMIGVHPNPIVASFSSRGPSPISPGVLKPDILAPGLNILAAWLQETKSASRPFNIISGTSMATPHVSGVAALIKSLHPDWSPAAIKSAILTTSDTFNNIGGPILNERHGKAGAYDRGAGHVNPARAADPGLVYDLGVTDYAGYICWLLGNKGLVTIVHNSSLTCEKLPKVKDVQLNYPTITVPFRSMPFIVNRTVTNVGPATSTYRVKVDTPKSMMVRVSPETLVFSKAREKKTFSVSVSSHHMDEQESMEGSLSWVSEKHVVRSPIVVALRVGGPTPLRSP